From Endozoicomonas sp. 8E, the proteins below share one genomic window:
- a CDS encoding diacylglycerol/lipid kinase family protein — MNSRVFYLYVLLLFVFLIPVNGFATIRHACFIVNPASNNGKGWRVWDRIEEAVSQHYTAVGSEDQAAAALQATYNVFFTEHAGHATELAMEAYLDWQQGQHDQEDQLLIVAVGGDGTVHEVVQGLERQPQVVIGVIPAGKGNDIARTLRLRNPRHALRTLVYGASMPFGAYKIEGCETGSCEKKTVLAVSEFDLGLTTQMTKKKNDHDSGERPSRLLRYSPRSMASAMLAMSSAMRWNTPIVRCTTDNGRFNIPLNFLAASTGPTFGGGIALFNYMLPICTRGKLLYSLQRTHPIWTLIQMTMERLLNWSGLTRTNMQKLRNWSGQRELVFTQLGIQHQDETPLSIQVDGDIALQTPAQITWLSSAFRFMRPPEYGELGYTLMDLDEARDDPDSF; from the coding sequence GTGAATAGTCGAGTTTTTTATTTATATGTCCTGCTGCTTTTTGTGTTTCTTATTCCTGTAAACGGATTTGCAACGATTCGTCACGCCTGCTTTATCGTCAATCCTGCCAGTAATAATGGTAAAGGTTGGAGGGTCTGGGACAGAATTGAAGAAGCGGTCAGCCAGCACTACACGGCAGTTGGCTCAGAAGACCAGGCTGCAGCTGCGCTACAAGCGACATATAACGTTTTTTTTACAGAGCATGCGGGTCATGCAACGGAACTGGCAATGGAGGCATATCTTGACTGGCAGCAGGGGCAACATGATCAGGAAGATCAGTTATTGATTGTTGCTGTTGGTGGCGATGGCACTGTCCATGAGGTGGTTCAGGGTCTTGAACGTCAACCACAAGTTGTTATTGGTGTTATACCGGCGGGTAAGGGCAACGACATAGCAAGAACACTCAGATTGAGGAACCCGAGGCATGCCCTTCGGACTCTGGTTTATGGCGCCTCTATGCCCTTTGGTGCCTACAAAATTGAAGGTTGTGAAACAGGTAGCTGCGAGAAGAAAACGGTTCTGGCAGTGAGCGAGTTTGACCTGGGTTTGACGACTCAGATGACAAAAAAGAAAAACGATCACGACAGTGGTGAGCGACCAAGCCGACTGCTCAGATATTCACCCAGAAGTATGGCCTCTGCAATGTTAGCCATGAGTTCAGCTATGAGATGGAATACACCCATAGTCAGGTGCACTACTGATAATGGCAGGTTCAATATTCCATTGAATTTTCTGGCCGCAAGTACAGGGCCAACGTTCGGAGGAGGAATTGCCCTTTTTAATTATATGCTCCCGATCTGTACGCGGGGAAAGCTGCTCTACAGTCTTCAGAGGACGCATCCCATTTGGACACTTATTCAGATGACTATGGAGAGATTACTCAATTGGTCAGGTCTGACTCGGACGAATATGCAGAAATTACGCAATTGGTCAGGTCAACGGGAGCTTGTTTTTACTCAATTGGGCATTCAACATCAGGATGAGACACCGCTGTCTATTCAGGTCGATGGTGATATTGCACTGCAAACGCCGGCACAAATAACCTGGTTGTCGTCAGCGTTCCGGTTTATGAGACCTCCCGAATATGGAGAACTCGGTTATACCCTTATGGACCTTGACGAAGCCAGGGATGATCCGGATTCCTTTTAA
- a CDS encoding diacylglycerol/lipid kinase family protein, whose product MISRIFCLYGLLFFIFLIPENGFAVIRHVCFIVNPTSNNGQCERVWDSIEGALDEYYVARGSVDQAAALVGPTYEVFLTEHPDHATELAHRAYQNWQQGQHAHGDQLLIVAVGGDGTVHEVVQGLENHQQQVVIGVIPAGTGNDIARTLRLGNPMHALRSLVYGRPTPFGAYKIEGCQRGTCEKKTVLAVDEFDLGVTAQATKKKNEHDSGERPSRLLRCSPRKMVYTMSALSSAMSWRTPTVNCSIDRGSSFNIPLNLLAAGTGPTIGGGVRLFNGMRPNSDQGQLLYSLRRAHPISTLFQMTMQRLFNRSGLQQARFTQMDIGHHSQAPQNIQVDGDILLQTPAQVTWMPEVFQFMRPPEPGDFGYEAMRREEELISLEFFKR is encoded by the coding sequence GTGATTAGCAGAATTTTTTGTTTATACGGCCTGCTGTTTTTTATATTTCTTATTCCGGAAAATGGATTTGCGGTAATTCGCCACGTCTGTTTTATCGTTAATCCCACCAGTAATAATGGCCAGTGCGAAAGAGTCTGGGACAGTATCGAGGGAGCCCTCGACGAGTACTATGTAGCAAGGGGCTCTGTAGATCAGGCTGCTGCTCTGGTAGGGCCGACATATGAAGTGTTTTTGACGGAGCATCCTGATCATGCAACGGAACTGGCACATCGAGCATACCAGAACTGGCAGCAAGGGCAACACGCTCATGGAGATCAGTTATTAATTGTTGCCGTTGGCGGAGATGGCACTGTCCATGAGGTGGTACAAGGTTTAGAAAATCATCAGCAGCAAGTCGTTATAGGGGTTATACCGGCGGGTACGGGGAACGATATCGCAAGAACACTTCGTTTGGGTAATCCCATGCATGCTCTTCGGAGTCTGGTTTATGGAAGACCTACCCCCTTTGGTGCCTACAAAATTGAAGGTTGTCAAAGAGGAACTTGCGAGAAGAAAACGGTTTTGGCAGTGGACGAGTTTGATCTGGGTGTGACGGCTCAGGCGACAAAAAAGAAAAACGAACACGACAGTGGCGAGCGACCAAGCCGACTGCTGAGATGCTCTCCCAGAAAAATGGTCTATACAATGTCAGCCCTCAGTTCAGCAATGAGTTGGCGTACACCCACAGTCAACTGCAGTATTGATCGCGGAAGCAGCTTCAATATCCCCCTGAATCTTCTGGCAGCGGGAACAGGGCCAACGATTGGAGGTGGAGTCAGACTTTTTAATGGTATGCGTCCGAACAGTGATCAGGGACAGTTGCTCTACAGTCTGCGGAGGGCTCACCCGATTTCGACACTTTTTCAGATGACCATGCAGAGATTATTCAATCGATCAGGTCTGCAACAGGCCCGGTTTACTCAAATGGACATTGGGCACCACAGTCAGGCACCTCAGAATATTCAGGTTGACGGTGATATTTTGCTGCAAACCCCGGCACAAGTAACCTGGATGCCAGAAGTATTCCAGTTTATGAGACCCCCTGAACCCGGCGATTTCGGTTATGAAGCAATGCGTCGTGAAGAAGAGCTGATTTCTCTTGAATTTTTTAAACGTTAA
- a CDS encoding SURF1 family protein, which yields MLKYSYRSLKSYRVKLSLLVVLLLPLLVKLGFWQMSRYQEKLELEQTLAERQSMPALSLSDISRYSDAMYLPISVRGRFLSDRAFFLDNQIHEGRVGYDLIMPFLANDGQYLLVNRGWIPAQSRDSLPEIKTPHGELELTGKLYRLLGNPFTLGEDIWHEDWPKRIQAIHFDRMGEALGQRLPLYILKLEQNQPGAYLIRPLTMKTTSQKHLGYAIQWFLMALVLLGLYLWQMLSSGLGQSQQKHHKEVSAAEAKEDDSV from the coding sequence ATGTTGAAGTATAGCTATCGATCCCTCAAGAGCTATCGCGTAAAGTTGTCGCTTTTAGTAGTGCTGCTTTTGCCCCTGCTAGTAAAACTGGGGTTCTGGCAGATGTCACGATACCAGGAGAAGCTTGAGCTTGAGCAGACCCTGGCAGAACGACAGAGCATGCCAGCACTCAGCCTCTCTGATATCAGTCGTTACTCTGATGCCATGTATCTGCCGATAAGTGTACGTGGTCGTTTTCTTTCCGATCGGGCTTTTTTTCTCGATAACCAGATTCACGAAGGTCGAGTCGGTTACGACCTGATCATGCCTTTTCTGGCCAATGACGGTCAGTATCTGTTGGTCAACAGAGGCTGGATACCTGCTCAATCCAGAGACAGTTTGCCGGAAATCAAGACTCCTCATGGAGAACTTGAGTTAACGGGCAAACTGTATCGGTTATTGGGGAATCCGTTCACGCTGGGTGAAGATATCTGGCATGAAGACTGGCCCAAACGGATTCAGGCCATCCACTTTGACCGAATGGGGGAAGCATTGGGGCAGAGGCTTCCTCTGTATATTCTGAAGCTGGAACAGAATCAGCCCGGCGCTTATCTGATACGCCCCCTGACAATGAAAACCACCTCTCAGAAACATCTCGGCTACGCTATTCAGTGGTTCCTGATGGCTCTGGTCCTGCTCGGTCTCTATCTCTGGCAGATGCTATCTTCAGGCTTGGGTCAAAGCCAACAAAAGCACCATAAAGAGGTCTCCGCGGCTGAGGCAAAAGAGGATGATTCAGTGTGA
- a CDS encoding DUF2909 family protein, which translates to MYFLLKGNGGSAKLLNSLTARVGLTALIMLIIVVAWLFGDVHSNAPWLYR; encoded by the coding sequence ATGTACTTTCTGCTTAAAGGTAATGGCGGTTCCGCCAAACTGCTGAATTCGCTCACCGCCCGGGTTGGCCTGACCGCCCTGATCATGTTGATCATTGTGGTGGCCTGGCTGTTTGGAGATGTTCACAGTAACGCTCCCTGGCTGTACCGCTAA